The following proteins are encoded in a genomic region of Arachis stenosperma cultivar V10309 chromosome 4, arast.V10309.gnm1.PFL2, whole genome shotgun sequence:
- the LOC130974895 gene encoding uncharacterized protein LOC130974895, whose protein sequence is MFKKFIENEIDSKSSAELRAKFFKNIEVKREKMSSGQQQHQPPPPLKRIKTLSDREREQLLRKNGVQANDKQNFVEKPKVAKEKGQNLKKSKVQKEASMTRSQGSTCRQEKELPSKSTAMAHKNTTEVDSRMSQDLKGKETTIEDDIEDCGSLQERPTKKGKTRQFASMPIDTFLKLNNEPDGEEQLDENEGDIIEEQDKDYINPTEAENLDNTLKVRAVLSLSMAYYANFDIAYLCIETTVKKTRGPTQCLKIHARQLEDREQITLDSEGEAIGPTDEAENNLSKFLGTVARNSDFCPLIYTNWKGIKDKEAIWEYVQAKFIIPTEGKRMVLARINDNWRRYKITIKQTHFLPYKYVNEMLKNRPKSIPESHFHKLIAYWRTEKVKKMSVQNKKNRAQQKFRHRKGPINFARIRARLAASKKNNEPPTQAEMFVETRQSTKGKSLDEDTLDVIAHLQAENKKSKESAIRAFQSIFGKEKAGRVRCHGRVTTPTLLKKNEEIATLKQQHATEKATLENKVDVMQKEVDELKSLVKMMLQ, encoded by the exons ATGTtcaaaaaattcattgaaaatgAGATAGATTCAAAGTCAAGTGCTGAATTGCGTGCAAAGTTCTTCAAAAATATAGAAGTTAAGCGAGAAAAGATGTCTTCCGGTCAGCAGCAAcatcaaccaccaccaccacttaaGAGGATAAAAACCCTTAGTGATAGGGAAAGGGAGCAACTGTTAAGAAAAAATGGTGTCCAAGCAAATGATAAGCAGAATTTTGTAGAAAAGCCAAAAGTTGCAAAAGAAAAAGGGCAGAATTTGAAGAAAAGTAAAGTACAGAAGGAAGCAAGTATGACTCGTTCACAAGGATCAACATGTAGACAAGAAAAGGAACTTCCTTCTAAATCTACTGCTATGGCTCACAAGAATACTACAGAAGTAGATTCTAGAATGAGTCAAGATTTGAAGGGAAAAGAGACCACAATTGAAGATGATATTGAAGATTGTGGCAGCTTGCAAGAAAGGCCAACTAAGAAGGGAAAAACACGTCAATTTGCTTCAATGCCGATTGATACATTTCTTAAACTTAACAATGAACCTGATGGTGAAGAGCAATTAGATGAGAATGAAGGAGATATTATAGAGGAGCAGGACAAGGATTATATTAATCCAACTGAGGCTGAGAACTTAGACAATACTTTGAAAG TGCGTGCTGTTTTATCCTTGTCAATGGCTTATTATGCTAATTTTGATATCGCT TATCTTTGTATAGAGACAACAGTGAAGAAAACACGAGGACCTACACAATGCTTGAAGATTCATGCAAGACAGTTGGAAGATAGAGAACAAATTACTCTAGATAGTGAAGGAGAGGCAATTGGTCCTACTGATGAAGCTGAAAACAACTTGAGCAAATTTTTGGGCACAGTGGCAAGGAATTCAGATTTTTGTCCATTAATTTACACAAATTGGAAGGGGATTAAAGATAAAGAAGCCATTTGGGAATATGTTCAA GCTAAATTCATTATTCCAACTGAAGGAAAGAGGATGGTCCTTGCTCGTATCAATGACAACTGGAGAAGGTATAAGATTACAATAAAGCAAACTCATTTTCTGCCATACAAATATGTTAATGAGATGCTGAAAAATCGTCCTAAAAGTATACCTGAGAGTCATTTTCACAAGTTAATTGCTTATTGGAGAACTGAGAAAGTTAAG AAAATGTCTGTGCAGAATAAGAAAAATAGGGCACAACAGAAATTTAGGCATCGAAAGGGACCAATAAATTTTGCAAGAATACGTGCAAGATTG GCTGCTTCTAAGAAAAATAATGAACCACCTACTCAAGCAGAAATGTTTGTTGAGACTCGCCAAAGCACAAAGGGAAAATCATTGGATGAAGACACTCTGGATGTTATT GCACATTTGCAAGCTGAGAATAAAAAGTCTAAAGAATCAGCAATTAGAGCTTTCCAATCCATATTTGGGAAAGAGAAGGCAGGGAGAGTGCGATGTCACGGAAGAGTAACCACACCAACTTTGTTGAAGAAAAATGAGGAAATTGCCACCCTTAAGCAGCAACATGCAACTGAGAAAGCAACATTAGAGAATAAGGTTGATGTGATGCAAAAAGAAGTAGATGAACTAAAATCGCTTGTTAAGATGATGCTGCAATAA